A region of Pleionea litopenaei DNA encodes the following proteins:
- a CDS encoding sulfotransferase domain-containing protein, whose translation MFKKDYQKIHSSKYVFGYLEKNVERHIWLVCSPKSGSTWLSRIIQDLLKWKTVKLVPAFGNREQEVDLSTILAAGVKGDLFSPHLHCRYSDYTGSIIDAMGSKVILQTRNIYDTIVSFYDHIQKEGPTFPSGYMNQECWDQLDESSRYEYLVELVTPWYFNFYCSWYFSRHFQEEKVKLVTYEELKNNPVETVSKVLDFCDVSISKERIETSIEKGKKKNTRQNKGIIGRGDQLSDELKSKVKGYTKFYPGVDFSPMGI comes from the coding sequence ATGTTTAAAAAAGATTATCAAAAAATTCATTCAAGCAAGTATGTTTTCGGCTATCTGGAGAAAAATGTAGAGCGGCATATTTGGTTAGTTTGCTCTCCCAAATCAGGTTCTACTTGGTTGTCTAGAATTATACAAGATTTACTAAAATGGAAAACGGTAAAGCTCGTTCCTGCGTTTGGCAATAGAGAGCAAGAAGTTGATCTTTCTACCATATTAGCTGCTGGTGTAAAAGGTGACTTGTTTTCTCCTCACTTACATTGTCGCTACAGTGATTATACAGGAAGTATAATAGATGCTATGGGCTCCAAAGTTATTCTACAAACTAGAAATATCTACGATACCATTGTTAGCTTCTATGATCACATTCAAAAGGAAGGCCCTACCTTTCCGAGTGGTTATATGAATCAAGAGTGTTGGGATCAACTAGACGAATCGAGCCGATATGAGTATTTGGTAGAACTCGTTACCCCTTGGTACTTTAATTTTTATTGCAGTTGGTATTTCTCGAGACATTTTCAAGAAGAGAAAGTTAAACTCGTAACGTATGAAGAACTCAAAAATAATCCAGTAGAAACCGTGTCTAAAGTATTGGATTTTTGTGATGTTAGTATAAGTAAAGAGCGAATAGAGACTTCGATTGAAAAAGGTAAGAAGAAGAATACAAGACAAAATAAGGGTATTATTGGACGCGGAGATCAGTTGTCTGATGAGCTGAAGTCAAAAGTAAAGGGTTATACGAAGTTTTATCCTGGCGTAGACTTTTCTCCAATGGGGATTTAA
- a CDS encoding glycosyltransferase family 4 protein, translating into MSLGGKTVLLVANSAFTILNFRKELIQKLQDMNCNLVVACPKKCSLMQSDNVESEFTKAGIKFFELSLSRSGVNPLSETALFFGLLKIIKSVKPFVVLNYTIKPTIYGSLAAWIKRVPVISSNITGIGFVFTSKGIKARLLRILISIQYKLALSVNSLIFFQNKDDLALFKDKGLVKRTASNIKVINGSGVNTKVFVVNDRQLKEVRFLFVGRLLKDKGIYELIEATKKIKQNFPNVVVSVAGALDDNPLSLKKSELDSLRANNVIDYLGVIKDMASVYRQHNVFVLPSYREGTPKSTLEAMSMSMAVVTTDAPGCKETVEDGVNGYLTKVGDSESLYQAMYKLVDDLSTVNKFGKASREVAVNKFDVEKVNEIIVSELGSKAELSL; encoded by the coding sequence ATGTCGTTGGGTGGGAAAACAGTCTTGTTAGTGGCAAATTCGGCTTTTACGATTTTAAATTTCCGGAAAGAGCTAATTCAAAAACTTCAAGATATGAACTGCAACCTTGTTGTCGCTTGCCCCAAAAAATGCTCTCTAATGCAAAGTGATAATGTAGAAAGTGAATTTACAAAAGCGGGAATAAAGTTTTTTGAGTTGTCGCTCTCTCGATCTGGCGTTAATCCGCTATCTGAAACAGCTTTGTTTTTCGGGCTGCTCAAAATAATTAAGTCGGTTAAACCATTTGTGGTTTTGAATTACACGATTAAGCCAACAATCTACGGATCTTTAGCGGCATGGATAAAAAGAGTTCCTGTTATTTCTTCAAACATAACGGGAATCGGCTTTGTTTTTACATCGAAAGGGATTAAAGCAAGGTTGTTAAGAATCTTGATAAGTATTCAATATAAGTTAGCGTTAAGTGTGAATTCATTGATTTTTTTTCAAAATAAAGATGACCTTGCACTTTTTAAAGATAAAGGACTTGTTAAACGGACTGCATCGAATATTAAAGTAATTAATGGTTCAGGGGTTAATACTAAAGTCTTCGTTGTGAATGATCGACAGTTAAAAGAAGTTCGCTTTCTGTTTGTGGGTAGATTATTAAAGGATAAAGGTATCTATGAGCTTATCGAGGCGACTAAAAAGATAAAGCAAAACTTCCCTAATGTAGTCGTTAGCGTTGCGGGTGCTTTGGATGATAACCCTTTAAGCTTAAAAAAGTCGGAGTTGGATTCTTTAAGAGCGAACAATGTTATAGATTATTTAGGTGTTATCAAAGACATGGCATCGGTATATAGACAACATAACGTGTTTGTACTGCCGTCATATCGAGAAGGAACTCCAAAATCCACGTTAGAAGCAATGAGTATGTCGATGGCTGTCGTTACGACTGATGCACCAGGTTGCAAAGAAACAGTGGAAGATGGTGTAAACGGATATTTAACCAAGGTTGGAGATAGTGAATCCTTGTATCAAGCGATGTATAAGCTTGTTGATGATCTTAGCACCGTCAATAAATTTGGAAAAGCCAGCAGAGAAGTGGCTGTTAACAAGTTTGATGTAGAGAAAGTGAATGAAATAATCGTTTCTGAACTAGGCTCTAAGGCAGAGTTATCCTTGTGA
- a CDS encoding NAD-dependent epimerase/dehydratase family protein, giving the protein MILVTGASGFIGQNLINYILLNTNESVLAVTRYLDNKNSSERVEWVSWDMLEQTTDRMFSTSYYLSEPAHKPDNEELQIELEIANEYREKFLRFLTKNSTRSLVYLSSSNVMGTSLSPSCNEDSQPQPVTRMAIYKLETEAKFQEFCESRSFSCVVLRSSLVYGQEPKGNLLILSKLVSKIRVVPFKANTNKRRLISVESLCELMIHIISRKNTGHEMFLVSDDIEYNTSDILNYYQRLSNQKVLYIPLPVALFKIFLKMLGKSKLYDSLFGNYQFDCSKLYRLSGWKPSHPTMQSFFSNSA; this is encoded by the coding sequence GTGATTTTAGTAACGGGAGCTTCCGGCTTTATTGGTCAAAATTTAATTAACTATATTTTGTTGAATACGAACGAATCAGTTTTAGCGGTTACTCGCTATCTCGATAATAAGAACTCATCTGAGCGAGTAGAGTGGGTTAGTTGGGATATGCTAGAGCAAACTACGGATCGAATGTTTTCAACTAGCTATTATCTTTCAGAGCCTGCCCATAAGCCAGATAACGAAGAATTACAAATAGAACTAGAAATTGCCAACGAATATCGAGAAAAGTTTTTGCGCTTTCTCACAAAGAACAGTACCAGAAGTCTGGTCTACCTAAGTAGCTCTAATGTTATGGGAACATCACTATCACCAAGCTGTAATGAAGATAGCCAGCCACAACCAGTTACTCGAATGGCAATTTATAAGCTTGAAACCGAAGCTAAGTTTCAAGAGTTTTGCGAGTCACGAAGCTTTTCTTGTGTCGTTCTTAGGAGTTCATTGGTTTATGGTCAAGAGCCTAAAGGCAATTTATTGATATTGAGTAAGCTAGTTTCGAAAATAAGAGTCGTTCCGTTTAAAGCGAATACGAATAAGCGTAGGTTGATCAGTGTCGAGTCTTTATGTGAACTGATGATTCACATAATCAGTCGTAAAAATACCGGACACGAGATGTTTTTAGTGTCCGACGATATTGAGTATAATACTTCGGATATTCTTAATTATTATCAAAGATTGAGTAATCAAAAAGTGTTGTATATTCCATTACCTGTAGCACTCTTTAAAATTTTTCTAAAGATGCTGGGGAAATCGAAATTGTATGACTCATTGTTTGGAAATTATCAATTTGATTGTTCCAAACTGTATCGACTATCAGGTTGGAAGCCATCACACCCAACCATGCAGTCATTTTTCAGTAATAGCGCATAG
- a CDS encoding sugar transferase, which translates to MLNVIAIRFFDIVFSLFGLVFGLPLMLLIAIIGYFDTKSPIFMQTRIGLGKREFTLVKFRTMRVGTASVATHLANSASITKFGNFLRRSKLDELPQLWNVLKGDMSLVGPRPNLPTQAELITCRDELNIYSFRPGITGLAQIMEIDMSKPELLAKTDAEMLKSLSVLTYFKYILLTAIGKGSGDRVKSDNASKKLD; encoded by the coding sequence ATGCTTAATGTCATAGCGATTAGATTTTTTGACATAGTTTTCTCTCTGTTTGGGTTAGTCTTTGGACTTCCTCTAATGTTGTTGATTGCGATTATTGGCTACTTCGATACAAAAAGTCCGATTTTTATGCAAACGAGAATAGGACTAGGGAAAAGGGAGTTTACCTTGGTTAAATTTCGGACTATGAGAGTTGGTACTGCTTCAGTGGCAACTCATTTAGCAAACTCTGCTTCAATTACTAAATTTGGTAATTTTTTGCGTCGCTCAAAGCTGGATGAATTACCTCAATTGTGGAATGTATTGAAGGGTGATATGAGTTTGGTCGGCCCGAGACCAAATTTGCCGACTCAAGCAGAATTAATAACCTGTCGCGACGAGTTAAATATATACTCTTTTAGACCAGGTATCACGGGTTTGGCCCAAATCATGGAGATTGATATGTCAAAACCAGAGCTTCTAGCTAAGACTGACGCCGAAATGTTAAAGAGTTTAAGTGTCTTGACTTACTTCAAATATATACTCTTAACTGCCATTGGAAAAGGTTCCGGTGATCGAGTAAAAAGCGATAACGCTTCGAAAAAACTTGATTAA
- a CDS encoding polysaccharide biosynthesis protein — protein MGMLSQLVSYFLESPRPVKRFLTLCYDVATLLTCMGFAIWLDNGAAYVWTKSDILVSFFTLVFSIAIFVRLGFYRAILRYIGVRAISVLFVGITLSTSIFSFFNLFIHNSTSLVLAVYYWCFLIISIGGSRLLFKSYMHSLDQTITPVAVFGAGAAGRQLVSALSHGNIYRPVFYLDDDYSIKGSEINGIKVYHPTELNEALAKHSVAQVFLALPSATATQRNNILKKLEPFPLKVKTIAGMEDIVTGKVKIEEVRDIDLEDLLGRESVAPNEELLESCISSKVVMVTGAGGSIGAELCRQIIVLKPKTLILYELSEYALYAIERELSKTIKRMNLNVELVALLGSVQHKGRLTKSMKAFKVQTVYHAAAYKHVPIVEHNIVEGIRNNVFGTLHAAKAAIQAGVQRFVLISTDKAVRPTNIMGASKRVAELVLQALNNKYDSTLFTMVRFGNVLGSSGSVVPLFREQIKSGGPVTVTHPDIIRYFMTIPEAAQLVIQAGAMGKGGDVFVLDMGEPVKIALLAERLIHLLGRTVKSEKYPNGDIEIQYSGLRPGEKLFEELLVGDNVEGTEHPRIMSANEEHLSWDDMKKALDALDSFCEEMRCDDIVQLLHRMPTGYNPQHSVCDLLWQHEEPSNDKVVQFKTLS, from the coding sequence ATGGGCATGCTTTCTCAGTTAGTTTCATATTTTTTAGAATCTCCTCGGCCAGTAAAACGGTTTTTAACACTTTGTTATGATGTCGCGACTTTATTGACATGCATGGGGTTTGCAATATGGCTTGACAATGGTGCTGCCTATGTATGGACTAAAAGTGATATTTTAGTCAGTTTTTTTACATTAGTATTTTCAATAGCTATTTTTGTGCGACTTGGTTTTTATCGAGCAATTCTTAGATATATTGGTGTAAGAGCTATTTCTGTGCTGTTTGTTGGGATAACTTTAAGTACATCAATATTCAGTTTCTTTAATTTATTTATCCACAATTCTACAAGTCTAGTTTTAGCCGTCTATTATTGGTGTTTTTTAATTATATCGATTGGTGGCTCTCGATTACTTTTTAAATCTTACATGCACTCGCTGGATCAAACCATTACTCCAGTAGCCGTTTTTGGGGCGGGTGCCGCAGGGCGTCAGCTGGTTTCGGCGCTCTCACACGGTAATATTTATCGTCCGGTATTTTATTTAGATGATGATTATTCGATTAAAGGCTCCGAAATTAACGGTATTAAAGTTTACCACCCTACTGAATTGAATGAGGCTCTTGCAAAGCACAGCGTTGCTCAAGTGTTTTTAGCGTTACCTTCTGCTACTGCAACTCAACGAAATAATATATTAAAAAAATTAGAGCCTTTTCCACTAAAGGTCAAAACGATCGCGGGTATGGAAGACATAGTTACAGGTAAAGTTAAAATTGAAGAAGTTCGAGATATCGACTTGGAAGATTTACTTGGGAGGGAGTCTGTTGCTCCAAATGAAGAGCTTCTTGAATCTTGTATTTCAAGTAAAGTGGTTATGGTTACAGGAGCAGGAGGATCGATTGGCGCTGAGCTTTGTCGTCAGATCATTGTATTAAAGCCAAAAACTTTAATACTTTATGAACTGTCTGAATATGCGCTGTATGCTATTGAAAGAGAGCTATCAAAAACTATTAAACGAATGAATTTGAATGTTGAGTTAGTGGCTTTGTTAGGCTCTGTTCAACACAAAGGTCGTTTAACTAAAAGTATGAAAGCGTTTAAAGTGCAAACCGTTTATCACGCAGCAGCATACAAACATGTTCCAATTGTGGAGCATAACATTGTTGAAGGGATCCGAAATAATGTTTTTGGAACCTTGCATGCTGCTAAAGCTGCAATTCAAGCCGGAGTTCAAAGATTTGTTTTAATTTCCACCGATAAAGCGGTACGTCCTACAAACATCATGGGGGCAAGTAAACGTGTTGCTGAGTTGGTATTACAGGCATTGAATAACAAGTATGATTCTACTTTATTTACCATGGTTCGGTTTGGAAACGTATTAGGCTCTTCAGGTTCTGTTGTACCGCTATTTAGGGAGCAAATAAAAAGTGGCGGGCCAGTTACGGTTACTCACCCGGATATTATTCGATATTTTATGACTATTCCAGAAGCGGCTCAATTAGTTATTCAAGCAGGGGCAATGGGCAAGGGCGGAGATGTTTTTGTTTTGGATATGGGAGAGCCTGTAAAGATAGCATTGTTAGCAGAGCGTTTGATTCATCTTTTAGGTAGAACAGTAAAGTCAGAAAAATATCCAAATGGCGATATAGAAATTCAATATTCAGGACTCCGACCAGGAGAAAAGTTATTTGAAGAGTTATTGGTTGGAGATAACGTTGAGGGTACAGAGCATCCGAGAATTATGTCTGCAAATGAAGAGCATCTGAGCTGGGATGATATGAAAAAGGCACTTGATGCACTCGACAGTTTCTGTGAAGAAATGAGATGTGATGATATTGTTCAGTTACTTCATCGCATGCCGACTGGCTATAACCCACAACATTCAGTTTGTGATTTGTTGTGGCAACATGAAGAGCCGTCGAATGATAAAGTTGTGCAGTTTAAAACCCTAAGTTAG
- a CDS encoding tail fiber domain-containing protein → MRKSAISSAVAVGLFGALVIADQVINDDLIVTFSECVGNDCVNGENFGFDTIRMKENNTRLKFDDTSSSGSFPSNDWTIVANDSNNGGASYLAIEDATAGRIPFRVEAGARANAMVVESDGDVGFGTLNPAVDLHYVNGNTPTLRLDQDGSSGFTSQAWDVGGNEANFFIRDVTNGSRLPFRIRPGAPESSLDIQANGEIGMGTSSPESPLHVRGNVASLEPILTLENTNTSNGFVRGIKIVNNGGSIISFEDTNPGPGLPSGWNMQSRHDDGSFGIANATGVGQEFSLSYDGNLTISGDLIANGTTYTSSRISKENFSNINVFDILNTVASLDILKWNYIRNSDNTLHIGPMAEDFHAAFGLNGEAKDRISVSDVNGVALASIQALKQKLDQKDAEISELKKEMDDLKALVEKLVK, encoded by the coding sequence ATGAGAAAATCAGCAATCAGTTCAGCCGTTGCCGTCGGGTTATTTGGTGCATTAGTCATCGCCGACCAAGTGATCAATGATGACTTAATCGTTACCTTCAGTGAGTGTGTTGGTAATGACTGTGTTAATGGTGAAAACTTTGGTTTCGATACCATTAGAATGAAAGAAAATAACACTCGCCTAAAATTTGACGACACCAGTAGTAGCGGCTCTTTTCCAAGTAACGATTGGACGATCGTTGCTAACGACAGCAATAATGGTGGCGCGAGCTACCTAGCAATTGAAGATGCAACCGCGGGTAGAATTCCTTTTCGGGTTGAAGCAGGTGCGCGCGCAAATGCAATGGTCGTTGAATCAGATGGCGACGTCGGTTTCGGCACTTTAAACCCTGCCGTCGACTTACACTATGTCAATGGCAACACGCCAACACTGCGTCTTGATCAAGACGGTTCTTCAGGTTTTACTTCGCAAGCGTGGGATGTCGGTGGCAATGAAGCGAACTTTTTTATTCGCGACGTAACCAATGGCAGCCGACTACCATTTAGAATTCGACCAGGAGCGCCAGAAAGCTCGTTGGATATTCAAGCCAACGGCGAAATTGGAATGGGAACATCTAGCCCAGAATCTCCTTTACATGTAAGAGGAAATGTAGCTTCGTTGGAGCCTATTTTAACTCTAGAAAATACCAACACTTCGAATGGCTTCGTTCGAGGTATCAAAATTGTTAACAATGGCGGCTCAATTATTTCTTTTGAAGATACAAACCCAGGCCCTGGTCTTCCTAGTGGTTGGAACATGCAAAGTCGACATGATGATGGCAGCTTTGGTATTGCAAATGCGACAGGTGTCGGTCAAGAGTTCAGCTTAAGTTACGATGGGAACCTAACCATCAGCGGTGACTTAATTGCAAACGGTACGACTTATACTTCGAGCAGAATTTCTAAAGAAAACTTCTCTAACATCAATGTTTTTGACATTTTAAACACTGTCGCAAGCCTAGATATTCTGAAGTGGAACTATATTCGAAACAGTGATAACACGCTCCATATTGGCCCAATGGCTGAAGACTTCCACGCAGCATTCGGGTTAAACGGTGAAGCAAAAGATAGAATATCTGTATCAGACGTTAACGGTGTTGCTTTAGCATCGATACAAGCACTGAAACAAAAGCTTGATCAGAAAGATGCAGAAATCTCTGAGCTTAAAAAAGAAATGGATGACTTAAAGGCTTTAGTTGAAAAGCTAGTAAAATAA